One Raphanus sativus cultivar WK10039 unplaced genomic scaffold, ASM80110v3 Scaffold0860, whole genome shotgun sequence genomic window, aaTATTTTGCTGTTCTTCAGATCCATACACCAACGGCATGCACCTCAATGCAAGTTTTACCTTACTCTCATCCAAAGCAAGCTTTTTATACAACTTCTCTTCTAGCATTGCCAAACTTAAATCCTCCACTGTTGTCTTCAAGTTTAAACAAGAGATCTCCCCTTTGAACTTGAAATAGACGCTCACATAGTTCATCATTGTATCCTGcaaaaacaaatgaataaaGTTCTAGTTATACCAGTTGAATCAGAGTATCGACTTGTCTGTTTTACCTACTCTACATCAGTTTTACTTGTTGACCTAGAATCAATTGGAGCCAATGGCACTGGAGAGCTCGCGGGGAGAGAAAAACTAACCTGCATTACAACGTTGAGGTCCCACGGCGTCGCCGGAGTAGAGGCTCGCCGGAGTACCTATCGACTTCGACAACTGAGGAGAGAGCTCGAGGCCTCAGAGAGCTCGCTGGGAAACAACCAGAAGAACAAGACAGATAAGAGTGAGCTTGAGTTCAGAGGAGAGACAGTGCGCTCGAGTTCAGAGGAGCGACCAGTGAGCTCGAGTTCAGAGGAGAGAGAGTGAGCTCGACTTGAGGAGAGAGAGTGAGTTCCGAGTCAggtcgtcgatgtcgatcgattgtcgatttgcttttttaattttttaatttcttttattttattttttttttttcaattcaaattCAATtggaaaccgaaaccgaaatGCCTCAACCAAAATCCCTTTAACCATACCGAAAACCATACCGAAAACCATACCAACAGAATTAAAtttgatttcttctttttctttttaaaaagccGACGGGGGCAGTTTCGTAACTTCGCAGTGAGTTAATGAAAATGGGGCATAGGAGACTTTAGGGGACCATAGGAGATTTGCTCTTTCTCATTTAGGGGCTCTTGAGCAATTGCCTCGTTTTTCCATGATTTGCATACGAAATTAGTTGCATTATTTtcactttctatatattttgttataagatCAGTCATTAGGGATTACgagtatatatttttcaaatagttgtcCAAATTTCGATATGACAGATTTTGCCtatcaaaatctaatatttatttgCTATTACGGCGTATAATACGCATTAACTACTTAATGTATATTCTGTCCACTATATAAACAAGTTTACTGTTTCGTTGAATACCACACCAATTTAAGtttcaataatattatttatcaacTAAGAAGCAAAAGTTTTTGAGATTTTACTATGGCAAGTTTTGACATGATTGCCGATTTGAAGCCTAAGAAAAACATGTGGAAGATCAGGGTTAAGATTATCCGAATTTGGAAGCAATACTCGGTGGTTGGTGGAGAGAGTATTGAAATGGTCTTGGTCGATTCAAATGTAATCTTCGTCATTGCTATTTTTTAGCAAGTGTTAGCCGTTTGttaaaaaatgtttcttttataCTAACTTGAGTTTGTTCTAATTGTTTATTTTGTAGGGTGATAAGATTCATGGTTGTTTTAAGAAAGATGAGGTTGCCCAGTATGAAGGTTTGATCGGAGAAAGTGAATCTAAACTGATGGCGAACTTTATTGTTACGCAATCTTGTGGAAGCTATCGTACTACCCCGCACCCTTACAAGATCGTGTTTCTCCCCACAACAAGAGTGAGAAACTGTGAAGATTTACCACGTAATTTGACTGGTTTCAACCCTGTAAATTACAAAGATCTCATGTCTGGTAATCTAGATGGTGATTTTTTGGTTGGTAagtttcttaatatttttttctttgtcgagcctcaaatatatatttttaactattaaCTATGTTTTTGTGATTATTTAAGATGTTATGGGACAAGTGTTGGAGATTTCTCATCTTGATGTTGTGTCTGTCCATGGCAAAGATACACCTAAGCTTGCTCTCGAACTACGTAACATAGAGTAATCCTCTACTTCTTTACCCGACCATTATTTCATCTTTCCTTATTGCGGGTTGAGTGTTGCCTCTATTGTCGTAATCATTCGCACCGTTTTATATGTTTATCTTGTGCGGTAATTTTCAGAGATGATCGTCTTCCAATTGTGTTGTGGGGAAAGTTTCCTGAGGATGTCAATGACGCTGTGCTAAGGGGAAGTGAAGATGGAGTATGCGATTTGGAAAGATAAAAGTTTGGAAAGGTAATTTTATATGGATATGTAGTTGATATTCTTTTTGTCATAAACTAATGCCTAAGAAATTTGCTTGCTATTTTGATGctaatatttttacatcaaCCTGTTTTTGTCATTTGGTTTTGAAGATGAACATAGTGTCTCCAATGCGTATAATGTGTCGGTGGTGGCATTGAACCCCGCAATGTCTGAGGTTCAAGAATTTAAAAGAGTGTATGTCTTTTGTTGTGAccattttatcattttatatatttatgagtTTGTACACTATTGAACAACTATATTTTTCATGACAAGGTTGCCTAATGATGGTTTATCATTGACCATCATGGAGTCAAAGCCACTTGCTCCGGTCACGAGCGAAATAGATAAAGATGATTTCTTCCTCCACACACCAAGGAAGACTATCGCGGAAGCCAAAGCTTCCAGACAGGTTGGAGTTTAAATAATGTCTGACAGATCGAtcattatataacttatattttttaattgatcgaaagttaatatataatttgtctGTAGGCTGAGAAGTGTATTGTGATGTGCACCATTGCCGGTATAGATTCTTATATGGGGTggtgatatatggtgtttttcacatcattgtttatatgttttcatttgtttcaagtcactaattcgtgtcagtctagtcctttttgaccttttacaggtctggagttagcagaagaaagaagagaaggtgcatgatgaaaagaagtccttttggagcattcctgcggagaacactcaggagaacagtcccgagactgttctctctcaagcggaacaagcagacggagtgatccggagattgttccagacgaatatggaaactcctatttcgggaattaaacccctgttgccctaatctcttctcttctgattggcgcctccatataaaacgccatctatctattttctattttttttcttacgctagtttttacaagagaacactgagtatttgcgatctgcaacttgtaagggagaagaatccatcctctcatagagaagatcatctgaaccctattgtttcatactctgttcttatgcaattttattcaggatttatgtctttgtttatgtgcatcatgatcgagtagtgaccttgcttgcctagggtttttagggtgttgagacatgagctaaacatagataagcgatccataactgttcttcattcatactgttcttactgctttcattaaactgatcacttgatgttagatcactagttcatcacctagttaaccgcttaggatgataacttgacatgtattgaatgagcttagtatccctaatcagcgaaagtagatattagggtggtaagtgaactgatcggacctgttctctaaagcttgcaatcgatcctcccaacgacagttaggtggtgagatcgatctgcaaagcgatcactaccacgacagtggagtgttccagctgagtgatccgagttctagaaagcacttcatcgcgcttgaataattgtttggctccaattcaacacccaatgaaataccctaggctagctcttgtttaattgaatcaatctcgtgtttattttgcttgtttactatcgcctatttcaaccaaatcatatcttcttcttagcttgattctgaaacttatagaactagagtgtagactggtcctctggatttgaatctcaagtactacaattgcaactgttaacttggcagtagcaaggattcatttttagtgtatcaagttttggcgccgttgccggggaccagattttttacctctaattttcggtttcatatctagtctaagatatctaactcgtgttattttctttgtttcagctgatgatccaggtgcatgaccagtagacatactcggagcaacgcacaaggaccattgcatcagctttctaacgaggaactagcgagattggaacgacagaaccgtcaacagccgagatcaacgaacaccaacatgggtgatcatccagatgatctcactgctgcgtttgcactcatgcaacagcagatgcagcagatgcagcagacgatccaagctgctctgaatgctgcgaaccaacaggaggaagtggtccagatcggccagagaaacttactgcgtaatctgcctgctacgcgatctgccataacccctccaccgtgcactaggcaagacttcgagatcaagccagccttgataagtctagtgcaaaggaagatcttcaatggacttcctgctgagataccgatggaccacatcgagcactttgagaagatgtgtggtttcactaaagcgaatggagtaccacccgattacatcaagtgtactctgttccctttctctcttgatgggaaagctgctcgctggcttgattcactacccaccggatcactcaccacttgggaacaagtccgagaggctttcttaagccacttctacacgaaatcgaagacggcagctctgagacagaagatcgtgaccttcaaacagctggtggacgagccgttctgcgatgcttgggagcgattcaatgtttaccgcagagagtgcccacatcacggttttgaggaagactatctgctgggagtgttctacgatggagtaggctgggagtacaggaacgctttgaactcagccagtaagggagacttcatgactcagtccactcaaggtgcattcgagttgattgagaacatggcctcaagctcagctgacaataaccgcgagactgatcgcactcagaaggtgaagagcatcgacaacagcaagattgatgagctctctgccaaggtcgatcagctgattaagagtaaccagaaccaggtcttcatcatggaagaatccccacaggataaagctaccgcggaaggcacatcagaggcagatcagtcggctgaggatcagcatgaagtgagttatgtgaatgggcaaggatggcagttcaagaactatcacccgaaccctaacgtgaggaacaatccccacctgttcaatgcccctaaaccagacgataaagctcaagggaaccagggtcagaacagtggataccaaaggccttatggcaatcagggaagaacctttgtccttaacccagctcagaatgcccagttccacagccagaaacagccggttaatcagcaagctgcacaaccgactcagactgctccgcatgatgacatgaagagcctcgccaatatgatgagccaactgctccaaggacagcagatccaagggaaagcactgaaccaggtcacaaacgacatcaacaccaggatgaatcatatgttcaatgacctgagtgtgaagtatgacaatgtctcaagccatatgagacagatggatattcagattgctcagactgctgagaatgtgaagagacagcaaggaactctccctggaaaaacagacaagaaccccaaggagtgcaatgcagtaggtttgaggagtggaaagcaactgcctgatctagaccccaggagattcacatcggctgagaaagggaaacagaaggagtcggatcagccacCTAAGGCTGTACGCACAGATGAGGAAGacgcagaacaacctactgagactgttccgactgaagcagagcgacccgctggggttgttccaccgactgcagcaccttctcctgctcgtcagtatgtaccgaaagtgccctaccctgttccagctaaggctacacgcaaggataaggaagagatgaagtgcaggaagatgctggaagacctaactgtcaagctccctctgatgagtgcgatccagatgataccatccatgcgtagctttgtcaagggattgatctctgggaagatatctgatgacagcgaattcatgattgtctctaaggagtgcagcgcggtgctccagaacagaaggatcaagaagttgggtgatccgggaaaattgTTCTCTCGTTCAGATTGGCAGAACActcttctcatgctcactggtcgatctagggtcgagcataaacctcatgccatacactgtggctaagcgccttggatacacggacttcaagcctaccaggatgtcactagtgtttgctgatcgatctgtgaagtctccagttggaatcctcgaagatcttcaagttctggttgggaatacaattgttcctgccgatttcgttgttctggaagtcgaggaagactccaatgatcccctgatcctaggcagaccattcctctgcactgttggagctatcattgatgtccgacaagggaagattgatctccaccttggagatattgtgatgaagtttgagatggatcagatgctcaagaagccgatgctggatggacaaaccttcactgtccaagaagatggtgatccgctagagccgcatgaaggaatgatcgaggagattctcaccgaggatccacttgaactcgccttagtcagagctgaagccgagcaagagcttagagagtgttgatgctgatgcctatgccaaattcctggattcagccaggagtatggagaggatggtggcgaatctaagtctgggggagaacagtgactccagcacagcgactggaacaaccgcgcctcagaacccgtctgttccggcagctcagaccgatgactcatggagcgagctgaaagctccaaaggtagagctcaaatcccttcccaagggactcaggtatgcatttcttggacccaactccacatatcctgtcattgtgaatgctgacctgaacaatgcagagactgctctgcttttgtgtgagctgagaaaatatcgtaaggctttgggttattctctagctgacatacctggcatttcacctgatctgtgcatgcatagaatacacctggaagatgaatcgatgacttctgtagaacatcagaggaggttaaacccgaatctaaaagatgttgtaaagaaagagataatgaaacttctagaagcaggtgtgatctatgcgatctctgatagtaagtgggttagtcctgtgcatgtagtacctaagaaaggtgggatcactgtgataaccaatgaaagaatgaattgatccccactagaacagttactggtcatcgcatgtgcattgattttcgtaagttgaatgctgcgactcgtaaggatcacttcccacttccttttattgatcaaatgcttgagagattggctaaccacccttactattgctttttagatggttattcaggtttctttcagattcccatccacccagatgatcaggagaagacgacgttcacatgcccttatggaacatatgcatacaggaggatgcccttcggcttgtgcaatgctccagcgaccttccagcgatgcatgatgtcgatttttactgatctgatcgaagacataatggaggttttcatggacgatttcagcgtctatggaagctcctttcatgtctgtttgtcaaatttgtgcagggtactgaagcgatgcgaggagaagcatctggtgctgaactgggagaaatgccacttcatggtcagagatgggattgttctgggacacaagatatccgagaaaggcattgaggtggacaaggcaaagatcgaggtcatgatgagtctgcaaccaccaacttcagtgaagggaatcaggagtttcttgggacacgctggtttctataggaggttcatccaagacttctctaagatcgcgagaccactcactcggttgctctgcaaggaagctcagtttgcctttgacagtgactgcttagccgcattccacacgatcaagggagctctagtcagtgcaccagttgtccaacctccagactgggatctcccttttgagatcatgacagatgcaagtgattttgcagtgggagcagtccttggacagcgtaaagacaagaagcttcacgtgat contains:
- the LOC108835425 gene encoding uncharacterized protein LOC108835425: MASFDMIADLKPKKNMWKIRVKIIRIWKQYSVVGGESIEMVLVDSNGDKIHGCFKKDEVAQYEGLIGESESKLMANFIVTQSCGSYRTTPHPYKIVFLPTTRVRNCEDLPRNLTGFNPVNYKDLMSGNLDGDFLVDVMGQVLEISHLDVVSVHGKDTPKLALELRNIEDDRLPIVLWGKFPEDVNDAVLRGNEHSVSNAYNVSVVALNPAMSEVQEFKRVLPNDGLSLTIMESKPLAPVTSEIDKDDFFLHTPRKTIAEAKASRQAEKCIVMCTIAGIDSYMGW